One Paracoccus sp. TOH DNA segment encodes these proteins:
- the purD gene encoding phosphoribosylamine--glycine ligase: protein MNILILGSGGREHALAWAIRQNPKCDRLFVAPGNAGMEPLARLADLDILSGPAVIGFCEENAIDLVVIGPEAPLAAGIADELRAAGILAFGPSRAAAMLEASKAFTKEVCDACGAPTAAWARFDAAEPARAYIRAQGAPIVVKADGLAAGKGVTVAMTEAEAVAAIDDAFGGAFGAAGAEVVVEEFMAGEEASFFVLCDGVDCLPIGTAQDHKRVGEGDTGPNTGGMGAYSPAPVLTAEIQEQVMAEIVRPTVAEMARRGTPFQGVLYAGLMIRDGRARLVEYNVRFGDPECQVLMMRLGAQALDLILACAEGRLGTASVNWADDHALTVVLAARGYPGAYEKGSAIRGLDALAEDSFRMVFHAGTARRDGRIVATGGRVLAATGRGATLAEAHARAYALADAIDWPEGFCRRDIGWRAL, encoded by the coding sequence ATGAACATCCTGATCCTCGGCAGCGGCGGGCGCGAACATGCGCTGGCCTGGGCGATCCGGCAGAATCCGAAATGCGACCGGCTGTTCGTCGCGCCGGGAAATGCCGGGATGGAGCCGCTGGCGCGGCTGGCGGATCTGGACATCCTGTCCGGCCCCGCCGTGATCGGCTTCTGCGAGGAGAACGCCATCGACCTGGTGGTGATCGGCCCCGAGGCGCCGCTGGCGGCCGGCATCGCCGACGAGCTGCGGGCGGCGGGCATCCTGGCCTTCGGTCCGTCCAGGGCGGCGGCGATGCTGGAAGCCTCCAAGGCCTTCACCAAGGAGGTTTGCGACGCCTGCGGCGCGCCGACCGCCGCCTGGGCGCGTTTCGACGCCGCCGAGCCGGCGCGGGCCTATATCCGCGCGCAGGGCGCCCCCATCGTCGTCAAGGCCGACGGGCTGGCCGCCGGCAAGGGCGTGACCGTGGCCATGACCGAGGCCGAGGCCGTCGCCGCCATCGACGACGCCTTCGGCGGCGCCTTCGGCGCGGCCGGGGCCGAGGTGGTGGTCGAGGAGTTCATGGCGGGCGAGGAGGCGAGCTTCTTCGTGCTGTGCGACGGGGTGGACTGCCTGCCGATCGGCACGGCGCAGGACCACAAGCGCGTGGGCGAGGGCGACACCGGGCCGAATACCGGCGGCATGGGCGCCTATTCCCCGGCCCCGGTGCTGACGGCGGAGATCCAGGAGCAGGTGATGGCCGAGATCGTGCGTCCCACGGTGGCCGAGATGGCGCGGCGCGGCACGCCGTTCCAGGGCGTGCTTTATGCCGGGCTGATGATCCGGGACGGCCGGGCGCGGCTGGTGGAATACAATGTCCGCTTCGGCGACCCGGAATGTCAGGTGCTGATGATGCGGCTGGGCGCCCAGGCGCTGGACCTGATCCTGGCCTGCGCCGAGGGCCGGCTGGGCACGGCCTCGGTCAACTGGGCCGACGACCATGCCCTGACCGTGGTGCTGGCCGCGCGGGGCTATCCCGGCGCCTACGAGAAGGGCAGCGCCATCCGCGGGCTCGACGCCTTGGCCGAGGACAGTTTCCGCATGGTCTTTCATGCCGGGACCGCGCGCCGCGACGGCCGGATCGTCGCCACCGGCGGCCGGGTGCTGGCCGCGAC